The Spirosoma radiotolerans genome has a window encoding:
- a CDS encoding Ldh family oxidoreductase produces MITANQLRLFTEQIFLAIGCSETDAQLAADVLVSADLRGVDSHGVARLPGYIRLYDNGRINPQPHIRVVHETPSTAVVDGDRGLGLVVGPWAMQVAIEKARLAGTGWVAVRNSNHFGIAGYHALLAAEHDMIGQAMTHAAPLVAPTFSLDKLLGTNPIAVAIPAATEPTFLADFASTAVAYGKLEILQRKGQDVPLGWAQDADGQPTTDANAIRNGGALLPLGTDREHGSHKGYGLGAIVDIFSGVLSGANYGPWVPPFATAGFMQANEGVGAGTGHFFGAMRIDAFRPANEFKTHMDTWIQRFRQAKAIDGKQVLIPGDPEREMEAERLQNGIPVVDPVIKSLEELGERFGIKL; encoded by the coding sequence ATGATTACCGCGAACCAACTCCGACTATTTACCGAACAAATTTTCCTGGCCATTGGCTGCTCCGAAACGGATGCCCAACTGGCGGCCGATGTCCTCGTTAGTGCCGACCTGCGGGGTGTCGACTCACACGGCGTTGCACGTTTGCCAGGCTACATACGGCTTTACGATAATGGCCGAATTAATCCGCAACCTCATATTCGTGTCGTTCATGAAACGCCTTCAACGGCGGTGGTCGATGGCGACCGTGGCCTGGGTCTGGTGGTAGGTCCCTGGGCCATGCAGGTAGCCATCGAGAAAGCCCGCCTAGCCGGGACCGGCTGGGTGGCCGTGCGCAACTCCAACCACTTTGGCATTGCCGGCTATCATGCGCTCCTGGCTGCTGAACATGACATGATCGGGCAGGCGATGACGCATGCGGCCCCGCTGGTAGCGCCTACCTTTTCGTTGGATAAGCTTCTGGGTACTAACCCGATAGCGGTAGCCATTCCAGCCGCCACAGAACCGACCTTTCTGGCCGATTTCGCGTCGACAGCGGTGGCGTATGGCAAACTCGAAATTTTACAGCGTAAGGGGCAGGATGTTCCCCTGGGCTGGGCGCAGGATGCCGACGGCCAGCCGACAACGGATGCCAACGCGATCCGAAATGGTGGAGCACTGCTTCCGCTTGGCACCGACCGCGAACATGGTTCTCACAAGGGTTATGGGCTGGGCGCTATTGTCGATATTTTTTCGGGCGTGTTGTCGGGTGCCAATTACGGACCCTGGGTTCCTCCGTTTGCGACGGCAGGCTTTATGCAGGCTAATGAAGGCGTTGGCGCAGGAACAGGGCATTTTTTTGGTGCCATGCGCATTGATGCGTTTCGGCCCGCCAACGAGTTTAAAACCCACATGGACACCTGGATTCAACGATTCCGGCAAGCCAAAGCCATTGACGGAAAACAGGTACTGATTCCTGGCGACCCTGAACGGGAGATGGAAGCGGAACGACTCCAAAACGGCATTCCCGTTGTCGATCCCGTCATCAAAAGTCTGGAGGAACTCGGTGAACGCTTTGGGATTAAGTTGTAA
- a CDS encoding alpha-amylase family protein, which produces MSTSIETLQADWYQQYAAYTEAYQSGRLSFIANLLPQTAVQFSVYQTLEILHKRLGHETLRRALDPAETLDSPAQIYSDGSWLKRSNMVGVNVRTLGSFWKVITYVLTLPASHDSIHLLPIWEPGVVGSLYGMVSWQINPEFFDVELARFVPGLDSVEKQLKVVTNLLHAMGRTVGMDVIPHTDRFSEMVLASPSLFEWVQRDEKGGNPTTLLDHSSLVYRYVEEAIWQFLKFRGAADGTPLTFTKDAFFATTSTVGVPGLTDDQRQRILFGLPNDYNGRLTRRLGLIRHLTAQGLETLPMTMAPPYRGLHIDADDFTTDDFGQIWYQYAFDKPQQMSRVFGPLARYRFYESKDNNEHWELDFDRPNLPAWNYICRKVKDCQQKYNFDFMRGDMAHVQLRPSGVPANPDAFYDPLQAIKKYVQASGVPYYAFFAETFLAPPDTMGYGDELDHLEAIEADSTLGDLQSLVVGSPEFRRQFATYVDHLKTRRFAPNFTVMTADKDDPRFDAFYRTGNLFRYFTALFLTDMPSYVGLGFEVRNRHEKRGLNEEYTKLYVFQIEDDRQPDKVTHGPFIWGQNAEQFAAIGRMRVFAESIWSAIAGKETRWLVGPTDGKSYIVWTHTEPTGYTFVASMTGDLPKTGLGLVPGEVVFEEAGCQVYQLPKLRD; this is translated from the coding sequence ATGTCAACCTCCATCGAAACGCTTCAAGCCGATTGGTATCAGCAATACGCTGCGTATACAGAGGCCTATCAATCGGGTCGTTTGTCGTTTATAGCCAACCTGTTGCCGCAAACGGCTGTGCAGTTTTCGGTGTATCAAACGCTGGAAATTCTGCATAAACGACTTGGTCATGAAACGCTTCGCCGGGCGTTGGACCCGGCCGAAACGCTGGATAGTCCTGCCCAGATCTATTCGGATGGTTCATGGCTGAAACGCAGTAATATGGTTGGGGTGAATGTTCGTACCCTGGGCTCCTTCTGGAAAGTGATTACCTATGTACTGACCTTACCCGCCAGTCACGACAGTATCCATTTGCTGCCCATCTGGGAGCCGGGAGTCGTCGGGAGTTTGTATGGCATGGTGAGCTGGCAAATCAATCCAGAGTTTTTTGATGTCGAACTGGCTCGTTTTGTCCCCGGCCTCGACTCCGTCGAAAAACAACTGAAGGTAGTCACCAACCTGCTTCACGCCATGGGGCGAACTGTGGGCATGGACGTGATTCCGCATACCGATCGCTTTTCGGAGATGGTGCTGGCATCGCCATCGTTATTCGAGTGGGTGCAACGCGACGAAAAGGGCGGGAACCCGACTACGTTACTGGATCACTCGAGCCTGGTGTATCGCTACGTAGAGGAAGCGATCTGGCAATTTCTTAAGTTCCGTGGAGCTGCCGATGGAACTCCTTTAACCTTCACCAAAGACGCTTTCTTTGCAACGACTTCGACGGTTGGTGTACCCGGACTGACCGATGATCAGCGCCAGCGGATTCTATTCGGATTGCCGAATGATTATAACGGTCGGCTGACCAGACGGCTGGGCCTGATCCGTCACCTCACCGCGCAGGGGCTGGAGACGCTGCCCATGACCATGGCGCCCCCGTACCGTGGTTTACACATCGATGCGGACGACTTTACGACGGACGATTTTGGGCAAATCTGGTACCAGTATGCCTTCGATAAGCCTCAGCAAATGTCGCGGGTGTTCGGGCCGCTGGCGCGGTACCGTTTTTACGAATCGAAGGACAATAATGAGCATTGGGAACTTGACTTCGATCGGCCCAATCTGCCTGCCTGGAATTACATCTGCCGGAAGGTGAAAGACTGCCAGCAGAAATATAACTTCGACTTTATGCGGGGTGATATGGCCCATGTGCAGCTTCGTCCGTCGGGCGTTCCGGCCAATCCCGATGCGTTTTATGATCCCTTACAGGCCATAAAAAAATACGTACAGGCGAGTGGCGTTCCGTATTATGCATTTTTTGCCGAAACCTTTCTGGCTCCGCCCGACACAATGGGTTATGGCGACGAACTCGATCATCTGGAGGCCATCGAAGCTGATTCGACCCTGGGCGATTTGCAATCGCTTGTCGTGGGCTCGCCGGAATTCCGTCGGCAGTTTGCCACTTATGTCGATCACCTCAAAACGCGTCGGTTTGCGCCTAACTTTACCGTGATGACTGCCGATAAGGACGACCCAAGGTTCGATGCGTTTTATCGCACCGGTAATCTGTTTCGTTATTTCACGGCACTGTTTTTAACAGACATGCCCAGCTACGTCGGGCTGGGTTTCGAAGTGCGGAATCGGCACGAAAAACGGGGACTCAACGAAGAGTACACAAAACTCTATGTTTTTCAGATTGAAGACGACCGCCAGCCCGACAAGGTAACGCATGGCCCGTTTATCTGGGGACAAAATGCGGAACAATTTGCAGCTATCGGCCGAATGCGGGTTTTTGCGGAAAGTATCTGGTCTGCTATTGCCGGTAAAGAAACCCGCTGGCTGGTTGGCCCGACGGATGGCAAGAGCTACATAGTCTGGACACACACCGAACCAACCGGGTATACCTTTGTGGCCAGTATGACTGGCGATTTACCAAAAACCGGCTTGGGACTTGTGCCTGGCGAAGTGGTTTTTGAGGAAGCAGGCTGTCAGGTTTATCAATTGCCGAAGCTACGTGATTAG
- a CDS encoding SPASM domain-containing protein, whose product MNRNVLDGLNFASKLTPKRIANALKVVYSYYESRRTGKATHRGLPMSVSFEPTTSCNLRCPECPSGLRSFTRPTGMLGEELYKRTIDELHETLLYLIFYFQGEPYLHPQFLELVRYATDRNIYTATSTNAHYLTDANARKTVESGLDRLIISIDGTTQDVYEQYRVGGKLEKVLEGTKNIIRWKKELKSRTPHVVFQFLVVKPNEHQIAEVNKLARELGVDEVGLKTAQIYEYEHGSDLIPTLDKYSRYAPQADGTYRIKNGFGDHCWKMWHSCVITWDGLVVPCCFDKDAHHRLGDLQTESFADLWQGAAYTDFRQTLLRSRSEIDMCRNCTEGTKVWAD is encoded by the coding sequence ATGAATCGCAACGTACTTGACGGTCTTAACTTCGCTTCTAAACTAACGCCCAAACGCATCGCCAATGCGCTGAAGGTGGTGTATAGTTATTATGAGTCCCGGCGAACGGGGAAAGCCACGCACCGGGGCTTACCCATGTCGGTCTCATTCGAGCCAACGACTTCCTGCAACCTGCGCTGTCCGGAGTGCCCCAGCGGATTACGATCCTTTACCCGCCCAACCGGAATGCTGGGCGAAGAGCTTTACAAGCGAACCATCGACGAGCTGCACGAAACTCTACTTTATCTGATTTTCTACTTTCAGGGCGAACCTTACCTGCACCCTCAATTTCTGGAACTGGTACGCTATGCTACAGATCGTAATATTTATACGGCGACCAGTACTAATGCACACTATCTAACGGATGCCAACGCCCGTAAAACGGTAGAATCGGGCCTGGATCGCCTGATTATATCGATTGATGGCACCACGCAGGACGTGTATGAGCAATATCGGGTAGGTGGGAAGCTGGAGAAAGTGCTGGAGGGTACAAAAAATATTATTCGCTGGAAAAAAGAGCTCAAGTCGCGCACTCCACATGTGGTCTTTCAATTTCTCGTTGTGAAGCCCAACGAGCACCAGATTGCTGAAGTGAACAAACTGGCCCGCGAACTGGGTGTTGACGAAGTGGGGTTGAAAACGGCTCAGATTTACGAGTACGAGCATGGCTCCGACCTGATACCGACCCTGGATAAGTATAGCCGGTATGCGCCACAAGCCGACGGGACGTATCGAATCAAAAACGGCTTTGGTGATCACTGCTGGAAGATGTGGCATTCCTGCGTCATTACCTGGGATGGACTCGTTGTTCCCTGCTGCTTCGATAAAGACGCCCACCATCGACTCGGCGACCTCCAGACCGAATCCTTCGCTGACCTTTGGCAAGGTGCGGCCTACACCGATTTCCGCCAGACCTTACTCCGGTCCCGCTCCGAGATCGATATGTGCCGCAACTGTACAGAAGGCACCAAGGTCTGGGCTGACTAA